The genomic window ATAGGTTATTGATTTAATGTGAAATAGTTTATATAGATGATAGTAAGGTTTAAAAAGCAATGGTACCATATTTTATTAAAAGTCAAGATATTTATTATAATGTATAATAACACTACATTTCTATTTAATGTCAGACATTATGTATATTTGAAAGAATTCACTATATAAGAGGTTTGTATAGGGAAGTTGTCCAATCACTATTATGAAACTTTCATATACTAATAATGGGACTACTGGAAAGGTCCCACAACTCCTTTCGAAAGCTACGTGGAACGGAATACACGTAGCTTTTTTATATTAAGCTAGTTATTTACACAAGCACACTTTGTCTTTCTACATAAAATAATACGAGGAAAAAATAAAAAAGAAAGGAGTTGATTCTGATGGGACAACCTAACTTTCCAGATATGTTTAATAACTTACCAGATTTAGATAAAAATCAAACCCTCTTATTTCTTCTCGCAACCGTTGGGCAAGAAGAGCTCGCTCTCGCCCACATTATGAACGCTGAAGGCGAAAAAATTCAAGCAGCTGTTGTCGCTTTCGAAGATGATTGTTTAACAATCGAAGATTTGCTCGCGGTGAACGATAACGTGAATGAAACGCTTAAGCATGTAATCAAAAAGGAAATGTTACTTCAATTTAAAGTAGAAAATGTCATTGAGCTTTTTGAAACCGTAGAAGATTGCTAGGAATGAACAGTCAAGACAATATCTAATTAGAAAGGAGGGAGAAAAATGACAATTTTTATTGTACCAGATGACTTTCCTACCGTTCAGGCTGTGATTGATAACGGTGTTCCTCCAATTCTTGTATCGGGAGATTCAATTGTAGTAAGAGCTGGGAATTTTCCTTCATTCGAGCTACCGAATCAAGATCAAAATGGAGACCCACTTGAACGTGTTCGAATCGCTGGTTGTGGAATCGGGAAAACCACCTTTTTTGGCGGATTGGCAATTGGTGTTGAAATTCAGGCATTACAGACCTATTTAAAAGACTTTAGTGTACAAGGATATAGTGATGTGGGTTTAAATATAATAAGTGATAACAACGTCGTCCAAAGGATAGAGGCTATGTTTAATGGTGAAGGTTTTAGAATTGTGGGAAGTGATAACACCTTTAGTGAAAATATCGCTAAATCCAATGTTAGTGAAGGATTTCTTATTTCGGGAAATAACAACTGTCTAGTCGAAAATACAAGCAATGAAAATACCGATGGTTATCGTGTGGTCGATGAGAATAATATCCTTGTCGATAATGTAGCAAAACTTAACACAGGATCTGGATTTTTATTGAATACACAGGATGCACAAATCGGAAATTTAACCACACTCGTTGGCAATACAGCGATTAAAAACAATATAGGGATTAACTGCCAAACAGACGATAATATAATTCAAGAAAACAGATGTTGTAATAATACGTCAATCGGGATTGCTATAGTAGGTCCAGAAGGTAATGAGCCAAATGGAAATCGTGTTGACTGGAATATTGTACGTGGAAATGGGATGATGATGCAACCAGATAATGCGGGAATCTTTGTGATTATTGGTGCTGGTACTGTGGAGCCGAATGCGATTACCTTCAATAAATTAAAGCTAAACGAAAACTTCAGCATATTGGATGAAGCAGGTCCTGCAACGCCGAATATTTACAACGGAAATGTGTGTACAGACAACCCAAGTAGTCCACCTGATGCGTGTGATCCAGGGATTAATTAATGTGGGACAAAAGTAGGGCTGTAATCAGCCTACCGAACTTGTGAACTAGTTAACGCACAAATTTTATGAAGAGAGGAGGGGGAAAGATATGCTACGAATTGTACCAACAGTAGCTTTTCCGACGGTACAGGATGCTATTAATGCATCAAGTCCTGGCGACAGTATTAAAATTTTAGCAGGAAAGTTTGATGGATTTGAAGTAACAGTGGAGAATTTAAAAATCTTTGGTTGTGGGATTGGTCGAACAATCATCGATGGTGAGCCAGCGGATATTTTGGGACGGGGAGTTATAGTGAGTGAGAATCAAACAATATTGCAAAAATTCACGGTTCAAGGATTTCCTCTAGATGGTGTTTTTGTGAATTCTAATAATAATATTCTAAAAGATATTGAGTCAAAACTGAATAATGGTCCAACAGCATCTGACGGTATTCAGGTTGGTGGAGACAATAATTTGCTTATTCAGTGTACGACATTGTTTAATGGCGATGATGGATTTGAAGTAAACGCTGCAGAACACAATTGTTTAATAAATTGCTTAGGTGTTACAAATGCAGACAACGGAGTTAATATTACGGGTGGAAGTGAAAATAATAAATTCTTAAAGGTTACATCTGAGAAAAATTTAGGTGAAGGATTTTTTGTGAATTCAGATTTTAATACGCTTTTGAATAATATAATCAGTCAAAACATTACTAGGGGAATACTGGTTGGAGGCGATAGTAATAATAGTATTATAGATAACCTGGTATGTAATAATACTGGGAGTGGTATGGATATTGAAAATAACTCTAATGATAATATCATTGATTCAAACACTGTTAATAATAATGGTACCCAAGCTATAAATGATGGGATTACTGTTCAAGACGGAGCAATTGGCAATACCATTCGCTTTAACAAAGCGAGAAATAACTTTGAGTTTGACATTCAAGCGCTAGGTAATGCTTTTGCCGACAACACCTATGATGGGAACCAATGTGGGGATAGCGATCCTGCTACGATATGTGGTTCTTAAGAAGTAAACCTCTCCAGATAAAGAGAAGTTTGTATTGGTTGGAGCAGACTTACAACTCCGAATATTTACAATGGAAATGTGTGTACAGACAACCCAAGTAGTCCACCAGAAGCGTGTAATCCAGGAATTAATTATTGTAGGACAAAGGTAGGGCTGTAATTAGCCTACCTACTTTGTGAACTAGTACCAAGGGCTAACCCTCCGCCTAAGCAACAGATACGTTCACCTTTCTTGAAGGGTAAAATAAGCGTTATATCAGCTATGATTACACAATCACTATAACAATAAGCCCTATTATGAATGTCAATTATTCAATAAACAAAATTTATCTCACTCCTATTGATAAATCTTTATTAAGAAGTGAGTGAAATAGTGAATTACTGATGAATCAAACTATCTATAGCACCTGGAACTAGATAAAAGACATTACTCCATTCTTACTAATTTGATTCTTTTCACTTGTATTTTTATCTGAAATTGAATTCATTAACAATATTTTATTTAACCATGTTTCTAGCTGAATCGTTATCAATACCATTATGATCATTGTGGGAAGTAGTTCGAACGCTAGTTATTCCTACTATATAGTAGACTTGTTTTTTTACGTATTATTGTTTGTGCCCTTGAAGATTTGCTAGAAAAAGGGTTTTAAAGACACTTATCGTATTAAATGAAACTTTATGCCTTTTGTAATAAGTGCTGATAAAATGCCGACGCAGCAACAGATAGTGGTAGTTCCTTCATCTTTACTAATCCAATCTTTCTATTCACTATTTTTTCTTCTAGCTTTACTTCAAATAGAGTTTGTTTGTCTAGTTCTTGTGTAACGTACTCCTTTGCGACAAAGGCGATTCCCATGCCAATTTTTGCACATTCAATGATTAAATCAACGCTTCCTACTTCAATATCAGGCTTTACTATGAATCCCTGCTTTTGAAATAAATCGTTAAGAAATCTTCTTGAACTACTTGTTTCAGAAAAAGAAATAATAGGGTATTGAAGTAAATCTTTTAAAATAGCTACTTCTTCACTCAATGCTTTGTATTTTTCCCCTACTACAAAAATATTTCTACTTGAAAGAATTTCTGTTACTTCAATTTGTTGATCATGAATCGGTAAATGAATAAAACCGAAATCAATAATCCCACTAGTTAGTTTCTCAATAATGGTAGGGGTAGATCCATGTTGAAGTTTTATGCGGATATCGGGATACAGGTGTTGAAAAGATTGAATGGAAGGGAGTAAAACGTGTTTGCATATAGAGTCACTGCCTCCAATTGTAACAGATCCAGCTTGTAGTTCTCTCATTTCAGTCACTTTTCTTTCTCCGCTATCAATTAAAGAAAAAGCTTGTTCTATGAAGTGAAATAAAGCTTTGCCCTCGTTTGTCATGCTCACTCCTTTTGGTGTTCTAATAAATAGTTGTAGCTGTAATGCTTCCTCTAACTGTTTAATGGAATGACTCACGCTAGGCTGAGTAACATATAGTTTCATTGCGGCTTTGGAGAAGCTTTTTTCTTGGGCCGTTACATAAAAAACTCGATACAATTCTACACTTATCATATAAATACCACCTATACCTATTATTAAATATATTTATTTTATTTATAACATGACCAAAATTATAATGAAAGAATCATATGTGTAGAAGGAGATTAATCATGAAGAAAAATGAAGGTTCCAACACTCGTTCAATAGGTGAGGCGAATACAGTTATCATTTCTCCGCCTAAAAAACGGATGAATGGAACGATAACTATTCCAGGAAGTAAAAGCTTAACCAACCGTGCATTAATTATAAGTGCTTTGGCTCATGGTCCATCAAGACTCTCAGGAATACTAAACAGTGATGATTCGTATTGGTGCATAGATTCATTAAGAAGATTAGGGATTGTCATTCATCAAGAAGAAGATACCGTTTTAATTGAAGGGAAAGGAGGAGAATGGACCTCAGGGAATTTGTATATAGGGTCTGCTGGAACGATTGCAAGGTTTTTACCTGGTGCTTTAGCTATTTCTACAAAAGGAAAATGGGCTATTGAGGCAAGTGAACAGATGAGTAATAGACCCGTAGCTCCTGTTATAGAGGCTTTAAACCAATTAGGGGCAGAAATAGAATACGTGAAAAAACAAGGACATTACCCATTAGCCCTTAAAGGTAAGGGTTTAAAGGGAGGAGAAGTGTCTCTTTCAGGTAAGGTATCAAGCCAATTTATTAGTGGATTACTTATTGCGGCTCCATATGCAAAAAGTCCGATAACGATAAGAATACCGGACTATATTGTCCAACATTCCTATGTAACCTTAACTCTTCAAATGATGGAACAGTTTGGGGCAGACGTCGACTATGATCACACACTTCAAGAAATCAAAGTAAACCCATCAAGTTATTCACCTCAGCAGGTTACATTAGAAGCGGATGCGTCTACCGCATGTTATTTTCTTGCGCTGGCGGCATTGACCAACGGGAGGATACGTATTGATCGCCTTTCATATGGAACAAAACAGCCAGACATACAGATGGTCGACATTTTAGAAAAGATGGGCTGTAAAATTAGAAAAGGTTCATCATTTATTGAGTTACAAGGAGCTCCTCAGTTGAAGGGAGGGTTTGAACTATCAATGAGAGAGCTGTCTGATCAAACGCTGACTCTTGCCGCCATTGCTCCATTTGCCGATGCGCCAATTACGATAAGAGAGGTTGCTCATATACGTCATCATGAATCAAATCGGATAACAGCCATATGTCAATCGCTAACTAAGCTTGGAATTAAAGTAGAAGAATTTGAGGATGGATTAAAAATTTATCCAGGAAAGCCTACTCCATCTCTTTTAGATTCCTACGATGATCATCGTGTCGCAATGTCTCTTGCGCTAATAGGTTGTAGGGTAGAGGGGATTGAAATCAAAAACCCCGGTTGTGTTTCAAAAACATGTCCGAATTATTTTGAAATGCTGGCAAACTTGGGCGTAAGGGTTAAAAAGTCATAACGACCAGAACTAGAGTGACCCGTCTTGTCAAAGGATAGAATCTTACTTCACATAATACGTATTTGATGGTTCCCAAGCTGTTTCCTTAAATATTTTGCAAAGGAAGCAGCTTGAGGCTGGTCACTATGTAAACAAAAGGTATCTCCACTTAATGCTAACTCTGTGTTATCTTCACACATTACTTTCTCTTCTGTAATGACTAACAATAGTTGCTTTAGTGCTTCTTCTTTTCTTGTAATCATTGCATGTTCCTTCTCTCTAGGAACGAGTGACCCGTCTTTCCTGTAAGTTCGATCAGCAAAAACTTCTTTTTTTATTGTAAGTCCAAATGAATTTCCTATCGTGTGCAACTGTCCATAAGGTGGGCAATAAATGGTTAAATGAGGGTCAAAATTGATAATGCTATGACAAAAGGCTTTGGCTAAGTCAACTTCTTCATTTATCATATGGTACAACGCTCCGTGTGCTTTTATATGATGTAGGTGACCTCCTTCGGCTTTGGTGATAGCGAATAATGCCCCGAATTGAAAGAGCAAAAGGCTATATAAATCTTCAGGAGAGATATTTCTTTTTTTTCTTCCGAAATTTTTACGATCGTCCAGCCCAGGATGCCCACCAATCTTAACAGAGTTTTCAAGCGCTAATTTAACTGTTCTTCTCATTGTTTGGTGATCTCCTGCATGAAACCCACAGGCTATATTGGCTGAGGAGATGTATTTCATTAGTTCTTGATCATAAGGAAACCCCTCGGCTATATCGCAATTAATATCGATGAATGTCAAGATAATCCCCCCTTATTAATGTTCATTACGGCCTCAATTTGCCGCTTTATTCGTTCAAGTTGTTGGTAGATACGTAACGCTTCCTCCAATGTTACTTCCTGAAAAGAAATCGTATCACGACGTTTTTTTTGTGCTAAAATGCGGAGGTCACCCGTAATAACGTGAGCGATTTTCGGGTAGCCACCGGTTGTTTGGGCATCACTCAGCAATATAATGGGATTTCCATTAGGAGGCACTTGAATCGTACCTATGGTGACCCCTTCGGTAGGGTAGTGTTTCTTCATTTGCGTTAGAACAGGTTCTCCGTTTAGACGATAGCCCATACGATTAGCTTTAGCAGAAAGCTGATATGGGGTAGATAAAAAAGCATTTTGAGAACACTTAGTAAAATCGTCAAAATGTCTTCCACGGAGAATTCGAATTGAATCTGCCTCAAGGTATTTGAATAAAGCAGGTGAGATTTTTCGTTTAAACAGTTCCTCATCAATCGGAGTGAAAGGTAGAGTATCCCCATTTTGAATCGGCTTTCCATGAAGACCCCCGAAAGCAGAAGGAACGTATGTACTATAACTGTTTAAAATTGGTGAAAGGGTAAATCCCCCTTTTACAGCAAGGTATGCTCGACAGCCTGATATCACTCTTCCAAATGAAATTGAATCGCCTTTTTTAACTAAGTACGGTTTGCCGTTTTCAATGGGAGTAAGGTTAATTTTTGGAGAAAGGTTCCCTCCGCATACACATATTTGTGTTGGAGCGAGAACGTCTATTACGGGACCCATTAAAGTAATTTCTAAGCACGGACAATCGGTGGAGTTATGTAACATAATATTAGCGAGTCCACATGCCCATTCATCCATGGCTCCGCTTTTTGGGACGCCATATTTTCGATAACCAATTCGGCCTAAATCTTGAATGGTGGTAAATAAGCCTGATTTATTTATATAAAAACTCATGGATGCTACCTGCTATTTATCACAATCGATAAGTTCCCATGCCACACTTTTTCATTGTGCGAATGCGAAGAATCTTTAGTGACTCATAAGATGTTATCCTTCGTTTGAGTCTGTATTCTTCTTCCATAATGAAAATTTGGCTTTTGCTACCTGCTATATTCGTAGATTCAAAACATGAGAAGAAATGAATAAAGGAATGGTGGAATTAAATGATAAGTGTTTCTTGGCCTAAATTTGCTTGAATCATTATGAGCAGTGCAAAAGAATAGGTGAATTTGTTTTAATAGCAGACATTTCCTCCTTTCTATCGTACTTCATATTTATGTGTCGTTTCTTGTTGTTAGGTGGTTCAATTTTAGTTTGTACTCGGTTGAAGAAATGGAAGTGAAAACAACGGTATCTCCAGGGCATAAGTAGGATGGAGGGGATTTGCTAGTAATAAATAATGGGACGGGTGTTCGACCGATAATTTGCCACCCACCTGGACTGTCTTCAGGATAAATCCCTGTTTGCGAGCCAGCAATCCCTACAGATCCTGCTTTGACTTTTAACCTAGGATTTGGTTTACGTGAAGCAGATAGTTGAGGTGGTAAACCTATTAAAAAAGGAAACCCAGGCGTAAATCCAATAAAATGAACCGAATAGACTGGCCTTGTGTGTAGTGAGATAAATTCTTCTTTGGATAAAGCTAGCTGGTGACAAAGCTGTTGTAAATCTGGCGCATATTCCTCGTCGTAACACACAGGAATTATTACCTTTCTAGAGTGAGATAAAGTAGAATGGTTGTTAAGTCGTGGCATTGTTTTTAGAATTTCCTCTAGTTCAGCCATTCTATCATGAGATAAGATAGAAGGGGTATAATGGATAGTAATGGATTGATAGGCGGGGACAACTTCCAAAATGATGCTCCCCAACTGTCGCTCAATGTCTTTGGCGATTAACTGCAATAGGGGAAAGGATTCATCCGCTTTGATTTCGAAATGAATGATAATTGCGCTATCCCCCATAAAATGAATTGAATAGTTCACGTTTAAATCCCTCTATTTTTTAGAATATTCGTTTATAAAAGAATACCATAATGAGTGGGAAAAATCATTCCTTACGTTAAGTATAAAATGATGGTTAAGTAGACACTACAGATGAAGCGAGTGAAAGATGATGAAAAGAATACTAATAGTGGAAGATGAAAAGAATTTGGCTAGATTCCTTGAATTAGAGCTCTCATATGAGGGATATCATGTTCAGATTATAAATGATGGTCGTGAAGGAGTAAACATGGCAGTAGCAGAAGACTGGGATGTTATACTATTGGATTTAATGCTCCCGAATATAAATGGGATTGAAGTATGTAGGAGAATTCGGCAAGTCAAATCAACGCCAATCATTATGATTACGGCGCGAGACGGGGTTATGGATCGGGTTTCTGGTCTTGATAGTGGGGCAGATGACTATATTGTCAAACCATTTGCGATAGAAGAACTTTTAGCAAGAATTCGTGCTCTCTTTCGAAGGTTTGAGGGGAATAAAGAAAAACCCCTCTCGCAATTGAGGAATAGAGATTTAGTTCTTGAAAAAGAGTCGAGAATCGTGAAAAAAGACGGTAAAGAGGTTGAACTGACGAAACGAGAGTATGATTTATTATTATCCTTTATGGAAAATGTCAATATTGTTTTAACAAGGGAGCAATTATTAGAAAAAGTGTGGGGGTATGACACCGAGGTGGAGACAAATGTAGTCGATGTCTATGTAAGGTATTTACGAAATAAATTGCATGGAGATAAAGAAGGGCCGTACATCGAAACCGTTCGTGGTACGGGTTATGTGATGAGAAAATGAAGAAGGTGCTTAAGTGGATTAAATCTTCTTCCTTAACGGTCAAATGGACCATTGCATCAGCTAGTGTCATTTTTATTACGTTTACGGTATTTAGCCTTATTCAATATTTATCAATAAAAGATTGGATGTTAACGGAAGAAAAGGTGAGTGTCACTCAAACGCTTAACGAGCTCTCAGTCTTTTATCAACAAAGAGGACCTGTTATTACAAAAGGAGAAATAGTGGAGAGTGAAACGCTTATTCAGCAAATTATTGATCGTAAACAAGCGGTAGTGATTTTTAATTCAAGAGGACAATTATTTCTAAATATTTCATCAACCTCTATTTCACCATCAGAATTACCGGAAATCCCTCTTTCAAAAGAAAAAAATGTTCAATTAATAGAAGTAAATTCAGACCCCTATTACATTGGAACAGGACCCATCATTTCTAATAATTTTAATGGATATATGGTTCTCATCTCTCCATTAGCAAGATATGAAAAAATGATGGCCAATCTTCTTTGGCTAACCGTTGGTCTAGGGATACTTGCGCTTTTAATTAGTGCCCTTGT from Bacillus spongiae includes these protein-coding regions:
- a CDS encoding right-handed parallel beta-helix repeat-containing protein, whose translation is MLRIVPTVAFPTVQDAINASSPGDSIKILAGKFDGFEVTVENLKIFGCGIGRTIIDGEPADILGRGVIVSENQTILQKFTVQGFPLDGVFVNSNNNILKDIESKLNNGPTASDGIQVGGDNNLLIQCTTLFNGDDGFEVNAAEHNCLINCLGVTNADNGVNITGGSENNKFLKVTSEKNLGEGFFVNSDFNTLLNNIISQNITRGILVGGDSNNSIIDNLVCNNTGSGMDIENNSNDNIIDSNTVNNNGTQAINDGITVQDGAIGNTIRFNKARNNFEFDIQALGNAFADNTYDGNQCGDSDPATICGS
- a CDS encoding LysR family transcriptional regulator — encoded protein: MISVELYRVFYVTAQEKSFSKAAMKLYVTQPSVSHSIKQLEEALQLQLFIRTPKGVSMTNEGKALFHFIEQAFSLIDSGERKVTEMRELQAGSVTIGGSDSICKHVLLPSIQSFQHLYPDIRIKLQHGSTPTIIEKLTSGIIDFGFIHLPIHDQQIEVTEILSSRNIFVVGEKYKALSEEVAILKDLLQYPIISFSETSSSRRFLNDLFQKQGFIVKPDIEVGSVDLIIECAKIGMGIAFVAKEYVTQELDKQTLFEVKLEEKIVNRKIGLVKMKELPLSVAASAFYQHLLQKA
- the aroA gene encoding 3-phosphoshikimate 1-carboxyvinyltransferase, which produces MKKNEGSNTRSIGEANTVIISPPKKRMNGTITIPGSKSLTNRALIISALAHGPSRLSGILNSDDSYWCIDSLRRLGIVIHQEEDTVLIEGKGGEWTSGNLYIGSAGTIARFLPGALAISTKGKWAIEASEQMSNRPVAPVIEALNQLGAEIEYVKKQGHYPLALKGKGLKGGEVSLSGKVSSQFISGLLIAAPYAKSPITIRIPDYIVQHSYVTLTLQMMEQFGADVDYDHTLQEIKVNPSSYSPQQVTLEADASTACYFLALAALTNGRIRIDRLSYGTKQPDIQMVDILEKMGCKIRKGSSFIELQGAPQLKGGFELSMRELSDQTLTLAAIAPFADAPITIREVAHIRHHESNRITAICQSLTKLGIKVEEFEDGLKIYPGKPTPSLLDSYDDHRVAMSLALIGCRVEGIEIKNPGCVSKTCPNYFEMLANLGVRVKKS
- a CDS encoding 5-oxoprolinase subunit PxpA; the encoded protein is MTFIDINCDIAEGFPYDQELMKYISSANIACGFHAGDHQTMRRTVKLALENSVKIGGHPGLDDRKNFGRKKRNISPEDLYSLLLFQFGALFAITKAEGGHLHHIKAHGALYHMINEEVDLAKAFCHSIINFDPHLTIYCPPYGQLHTIGNSFGLTIKKEVFADRTYRKDGSLVPREKEHAMITRKEEALKQLLLVITEEKVMCEDNTELALSGDTFCLHSDQPQAASFAKYLRKQLGNHQIRIM
- a CDS encoding biotin-dependent carboxyltransferase family protein, translating into MSFYINKSGLFTTIQDLGRIGYRKYGVPKSGAMDEWACGLANIMLHNSTDCPCLEITLMGPVIDVLAPTQICVCGGNLSPKINLTPIENGKPYLVKKGDSISFGRVISGCRAYLAVKGGFTLSPILNSYSTYVPSAFGGLHGKPIQNGDTLPFTPIDEELFKRKISPALFKYLEADSIRILRGRHFDDFTKCSQNAFLSTPYQLSAKANRMGYRLNGEPVLTQMKKHYPTEGVTIGTIQVPPNGNPIILLSDAQTTGGYPKIAHVITGDLRILAQKKRRDTISFQEVTLEEALRIYQQLERIKRQIEAVMNINKGGLS
- the pxpB gene encoding 5-oxoprolinase subunit PxpB produces the protein MNYSIHFMGDSAIIIHFEIKADESFPLLQLIAKDIERQLGSIILEVVPAYQSITIHYTPSILSHDRMAELEEILKTMPRLNNHSTLSHSRKVIIPVCYDEEYAPDLQQLCHQLALSKEEFISLHTRPVYSVHFIGFTPGFPFLIGLPPQLSASRKPNPRLKVKAGSVGIAGSQTGIYPEDSPGGWQIIGRTPVPLFITSKSPPSYLCPGDTVVFTSISSTEYKLKLNHLTTRNDT
- a CDS encoding response regulator transcription factor, giving the protein MKRILIVEDEKNLARFLELELSYEGYHVQIINDGREGVNMAVAEDWDVILLDLMLPNINGIEVCRRIRQVKSTPIIMITARDGVMDRVSGLDSGADDYIVKPFAIEELLARIRALFRRFEGNKEKPLSQLRNRDLVLEKESRIVKKDGKEVELTKREYDLLLSFMENVNIVLTREQLLEKVWGYDTEVETNVVDVYVRYLRNKLHGDKEGPYIETVRGTGYVMRK